A genomic segment from Sesamum indicum cultivar Zhongzhi No. 13 unplaced genomic scaffold, S_indicum_v1.0 scaffold00124, whole genome shotgun sequence encodes:
- the LOC105179143 gene encoding putative E3 ubiquitin-protein ligase UBR7 (The sequence of the model RefSeq protein was modified relative to this genomic sequence to represent the inferred CDS: added 42 bases not found in genome assembly), whose protein sequence is MADAFDDEVEGEPTISIKDYLEAVEEEELEADLVLGGDEGKECTYTKGYMKRQAIFSCLTCTPDGNAGVCTACCLSCHDGHEIVELWTKRNFRCDCGNSKFGGSFCKLLPSKDVENASNVYNHNFKGTYCTCDLPYPDPNAEEQVEMIQCCICEDWFHEEHIGLQSSDKIPRDESGEPLYEDFICEGCAVVCSFLTYYPQTISAPDPSSSSKEKAVLETDPPVISSGKLENKNDSALSNANSVAVPVEAKPMVEVKECSEVAGPSTKCIIGVDLFGNPPTIDKSKPIFLSKNWREVLCKCENCSHFYAQKGIGFLLDKEDSIAEYERVAKQKRNENLQKQEGVELNFLNNLGHVAKMEILSGIADMKNEFCAFLESTDPSKPITTADVQQVFDNLAKKRKRTL, encoded by the exons ATGGCTGACGCGTTTGATGATGAGGTTGAGGGTGAGCCCACGATATCAATCAAAGACTACCTTGAAgctgttgaagaagaggaGCTG GAAGCAGATTTGGTCCTTGGAGGTGATGAGGGCAAGGAGTGCACCTATACCAAAGGATATATGAAGAGGCAGGCAATATTCTCATGTTTGACCTGCACACCTGATGGGAATGCTGGGGTTTGCACTGCGTGTTGCTTGTCTTGCCATGATGGCCATGAG ATTGTGGAGCTATGGACGAAAAGAAATTTTAGGTGTGATTGTGGGAATTCTAAGTTTGGAGGGTCCTTTTGCAAGCTTTTGCCAAGCAAAGATGTGGAAAATGCAAGCAATGTATACAATCATAATTTCAAAGGTACTTACTGCACTTGTGATTTGCCCTACCCCGATCCAAATGCTGAAGAGCAAGTGGAGATGATTCAATGCTGTATCTGTGAGGACTGGTTTCATGAGGAACATATTGGACTCCAGTCTTCTGATAAG aTTCCAAGAGATGAAAGTGGCGAGCCTCTGTATGAGGATTTTATCTGCGAGGGCTGCGCAGTTGTTTGCTCCTTTTTGACCTACTATCCTCAAACTATTTCAGCACCAGATCCCTCAAGttcatcaaaagaaaaggcagTTCTTGAAACTGATCCTCCTGTAATATCATCAGGGAAACTTGAGAACAAAAATGACTCCGCTCTAAGTAATGCTAATTCAGTTGCTGTACCAGTAGAAGCTAAACCAATGGTAGAAGTTAAGGAATGCTCAGAAGTTGCTGGCCCAAGTACCAAGTGTATTATTGGTGTCGACCTGTTTGGAAATCCTCCAACTATAGACAAAAGCAAGCCcatatttctttctaaaaactGGCGAGAAGTCCTCTGCAAATGTGAAAACTGTTCTCACTTCTATGCTCAGAAGGGAATTGGCTTCTTACTTGATAAAGAGGATTCAATTGCTGAGTATGAGAGAGTGGCAAAGCAGAAAAGGAATGAGAATTTGCAGAAACAAGAGGGTGTTGAACTGAACTTTCTCAATAATTTAGGTCATGTTGCAAAGATGGAAATATTAAGTGGAATTGCTGACATGAAGAACGAGTTCTGTGCCTTCCTG GAATCCACTGATCCGTCGAAGC CCAAGAAGAGAAAACGGACCCTGTAA
- the LOC105179144 gene encoding uncharacterized protein LOC105179144 — translation MGNCIETCCKNSPEGEMMMNQQQEEENPKNGSMMRVKVVLTKEELEWLMSQLKNTEETRRLEDVLGDIKRSREKISSTTVAWKPSLDSIVESPEVPEGMDRS, via the coding sequence ATGGGAAACTGCATTGAAACATGTTGCAAGAACAGCCCAGAAGgagagatgatgatgaatcaacaacaagaagaagaaaacccaaaaaatgGGAGCATGATGAGAGTTAAGGTTGTCCTAACAAAGGAGGAACTGGAGTGGCTCATGTCTCAGCTGAAGAACACAGAGGAAACAAGAAGGCTTGAAGATGTGTTGGGAGACATAAAGAGAAGCAGAGAGAAGATCAGTAGTACTACTGTTGCTTGGAAACCATCTTTGGATAGTATAGTTGAGAGCCCTGAAGTCCCTGAGGGAATGGACAGATCATGA